One region of Microbacterium rhizosphaerae genomic DNA includes:
- a CDS encoding TIGR00341 family protein, translated as MATLSEMLHTLIPPTQRQTVDEVTEALDLGSGDRVGKRSGFLIMLTLAGIIAIAGVITDSTATVIGAMIIAPLGTPILAIGLGIVTGRLSLVVRSILWVLAGLVIVIVLGLGFSVFVATPESLATNSQVVGRTSPSFMDLVAALATGFAGGFAMCRKDLSAVLPGVAIAISLVPPLGVVGVCAGQGLWTDALGALWLFFSNVIALIIAGSIVFTLAGYARDPGSSPVANRRRAYVIVGVLAVIITIPLAANSIVSVALARWSVSIQDATATWLSSEQGARVYGVEWSGRTATVEITTSDGSTPPIAELQKSIAAAVPSFVGVVVDVGQGQEVTIQ; from the coding sequence ATGGCGACTCTCTCCGAGATGCTGCACACTCTGATCCCGCCGACGCAACGTCAAACCGTCGATGAGGTGACGGAGGCGCTGGATCTCGGCTCGGGCGACCGGGTCGGCAAACGCAGCGGCTTCCTCATCATGCTCACGCTCGCGGGGATCATCGCCATCGCCGGGGTGATCACCGACTCGACGGCGACGGTGATCGGCGCCATGATCATCGCGCCGCTGGGCACGCCCATCCTCGCGATCGGGCTCGGCATCGTGACCGGACGGCTCAGTCTCGTCGTGCGCTCGATCCTGTGGGTGCTGGCCGGGCTGGTCATCGTCATCGTGCTGGGCCTGGGGTTCTCGGTCTTCGTGGCGACGCCGGAGAGTCTCGCGACGAACTCGCAGGTGGTGGGTCGCACGTCGCCGAGCTTCATGGACCTCGTCGCGGCCCTGGCGACCGGGTTCGCGGGCGGATTCGCCATGTGCCGCAAGGACTTGAGCGCCGTGCTCCCGGGCGTCGCGATCGCGATCTCGCTGGTTCCTCCTCTCGGCGTCGTGGGCGTGTGCGCAGGGCAGGGATTATGGACGGATGCGCTGGGGGCGCTGTGGCTCTTCTTTTCCAACGTGATCGCGCTCATCATTGCGGGCAGCATCGTCTTCACACTCGCCGGATACGCCCGCGATCCCGGCTCGTCGCCCGTGGCGAACCGTCGCCGCGCCTACGTGATCGTCGGAGTGCTCGCCGTGATCATCACCATCCCGCTCGCTGCGAACTCGATCGTCTCCGTCGCCCTTGCGCGCTGGTCAGTATCGATCCAGGATGCGACGGCCACGTGGCTCTCCAGCGAGCAGGGGGCGCGCGTGTACGGGGTCGAGTGGTCGGGCCGTACCGCCACCGTCGAGATCACCACGAGCGACGGTTCGACCCCGCCGATCGCCGAACTGCAGAAGTCGATCGCTGCAGCCGTACCGTCCTTCGTCGGGGTGGTCGTCGACGTCGGACAGGGCCAGGAGGTCACCATCCAATAG
- a CDS encoding cation:proton antiporter, whose protein sequence is MGLARCPDWLLESGVRMVAATAVLALILLWSVFSRPLDRHGVTSALFLTAAGLVIGTSALGWLDLPLESPVVERVAEIALVLLLFSDAARLDLQSLRRELSWPARLLLIGLPLTMLAGVGAGVLVFPGMALASTILLATMLASTDAALGQRVVTDSAVPARTRQALDVESGLNDGLAVPFFLVALDVANAELDTLPGWAVVQNMVVQIGWGLAGGLVAGIVGGLLFRIADRRGWIGREWRQVIPLAVALLAYTLALLLGGSGFIAAFVGGLAFGRVSRARGTVVTLLTEEAGGLFAAVTWIGFGALALTLAGPHITWQVILYAVLSLTVVRMIPVAIAFIGQSVRLPTIAFIGWFGPRGLASLVFALLAFEHGVPDGDVVFTTVIVTVALSVILHGLTSVPLIALYHRWYQAHTAEHPTAAEAVPATMSRPRRHLSAPDQTDHGGASG, encoded by the coding sequence ATGGGCCTGGCAAGATGTCCGGACTGGTTGCTCGAGAGCGGAGTCCGCATGGTGGCGGCGACAGCGGTCTTGGCGCTCATCCTTCTCTGGAGCGTGTTCTCGCGACCGCTCGACCGGCACGGAGTCACCTCAGCGCTGTTTCTCACGGCCGCCGGGCTCGTGATCGGCACATCGGCTCTGGGTTGGCTCGATCTGCCCCTGGAGTCCCCGGTCGTCGAACGCGTGGCCGAGATCGCTCTCGTCCTCCTGCTGTTCAGCGACGCCGCGCGACTGGATCTGCAGTCGCTGCGCCGCGAGCTGTCCTGGCCGGCGCGGCTGCTGCTGATCGGCCTGCCCCTGACCATGCTCGCCGGGGTCGGAGCCGGGGTGCTCGTCTTCCCCGGCATGGCGCTCGCATCCACGATTCTGCTCGCCACCATGCTGGCCTCCACGGATGCCGCGCTCGGGCAGAGGGTCGTCACCGACAGCGCCGTCCCGGCTCGAACCCGACAGGCGCTCGATGTGGAGAGCGGACTGAACGATGGACTGGCCGTTCCCTTCTTCCTCGTCGCGCTCGACGTCGCCAACGCCGAGCTGGACACGCTTCCCGGCTGGGCCGTTGTCCAGAACATGGTCGTGCAGATCGGATGGGGACTGGCCGGCGGGCTGGTGGCCGGCATCGTGGGCGGGCTGCTGTTCCGCATCGCCGATCGCCGTGGCTGGATCGGCCGCGAATGGCGGCAGGTCATCCCCCTGGCGGTGGCGCTGCTCGCCTACACGCTCGCACTGCTGCTCGGCGGCAGCGGCTTCATCGCCGCGTTCGTCGGCGGCCTCGCGTTCGGACGCGTCTCCCGCGCCCGAGGGACCGTCGTCACCCTGCTCACCGAGGAGGCGGGCGGCCTGTTCGCCGCCGTGACCTGGATCGGCTTCGGAGCGCTGGCGCTCACACTGGCCGGCCCGCACATCACATGGCAGGTGATCCTCTACGCCGTGCTGAGCCTGACGGTGGTGCGCATGATCCCTGTCGCCATCGCCTTCATCGGCCAGAGCGTGCGGCTCCCGACGATCGCGTTCATCGGATGGTTCGGCCCACGCGGACTCGCATCCCTCGTCTTCGCTCTCCTCGCATTCGAACACGGCGTGCCCGACGGTGATGTGGTGTTCACCACCGTGATCGTCACCGTGGCACTCAGCGTCATCCTGCACGGCCTGACATCGGTTCCCCTGATCGCCCTCTACCACCGCTGGTACCAGGCGCACACCGCCGAACACCCGACCGCGGCCGAAGCGGTGCCGGCCACCATGTCCCGTCCGCGACGCCACCTCTCCGCGCCCGATCAGACAGATCACGGCGGTGCATCCGGCTGA
- a CDS encoding response regulator produces the protein MSDASIAAVISSVISLLTALIWPLVFLFLILRFRKPLARLIEPIAHGVQERIAAGGGGEASVSFAGLSFSGRIDSASKLVATASEQPGAAGGPVTTDQARRVLTEAIPNDEAAAKIAGSSVLWVDDVPSNNRYVVDALHQLGAVVVQVTSTDQAKELLKTNEFDAIISDMGRAERDGYNTRAGYDLLADVRADHMDTPFFIYAGSSLPEHVIEARKRGAQGSTNRAAELISMVTSALVAR, from the coding sequence GTGTCGGATGCCTCGATCGCAGCGGTGATCTCAAGCGTTATTTCGCTTCTCACCGCGCTTATATGGCCGCTGGTGTTCCTGTTTCTGATCCTTCGATTCCGAAAACCGCTGGCACGACTCATTGAACCGATCGCGCACGGAGTGCAAGAGCGAATCGCGGCGGGCGGTGGAGGCGAGGCAAGTGTCTCGTTCGCAGGGCTATCCTTCAGCGGACGGATCGACTCGGCGTCGAAGTTGGTGGCGACAGCAAGCGAACAACCGGGAGCCGCGGGCGGACCCGTGACTACCGATCAGGCCCGTCGGGTGCTGACCGAGGCGATTCCTAACGACGAGGCGGCCGCGAAGATCGCCGGGTCGAGCGTTCTCTGGGTGGACGACGTCCCGAGTAACAACAGGTATGTGGTGGATGCGCTTCACCAGCTCGGTGCCGTGGTGGTGCAGGTAACTTCCACTGATCAGGCGAAGGAGCTCCTCAAGACCAACGAATTCGACGCGATCATCTCGGATATGGGTCGTGCGGAGCGTGATGGCTATAACACACGCGCCGGCTATGACCTCCTCGCCGACGTGCGCGCGGACCACATGGATACGCCGTTCTTCATCTACGCCGGCTCCAGCCTCCCTGAACACGTCATCGAGGCCCGCAAGCGAGGGGCGCAGGGGTCGACCAACCGCGCGGCAGAACTCATCAGCATGGTGACGTCGGCACTGGTTGCGCGTTAG
- a CDS encoding alkaline phosphatase family protein: MAATRRVIVFLQENKTPDFYFPTMSAWGAAVANSGNLLTAPPNFDQPHDRNAWVHYAMGDYPAERLQLDNDTVIPFYSWLAKQFVFSDHHFGAGSNSTPGHMLAVGGQMPTLKNPPFVGPHPVWNLPSIFSLAESAKVSWAAFPDQSGYPTKFYTSLTSAPGNSNVFRPAEFIPMAKGGTLPEICYVWSPAGYDEHPPAVSTPDYISKGQGLVWDRVQAVIDGGGWEETVFILTWDDWGGYADSVPTPDIETAPDALHPNGFQVIGGSRIPLIMFGGNVVQRIDPEWHSHASIPKTIMDLLGLPPMGVPRVDDAPSLAHMVDPALTRPEPPVPGSAVVQPTPPTPTPTPVAPQPWPGPLHTPLPELITLDGTPLPAPTDGVVRKTPPKPPKSA; the protein is encoded by the coding sequence ATGGCTGCGACGCGGCGGGTGATCGTGTTCCTCCAGGAGAACAAGACCCCGGACTTCTATTTCCCGACGATGTCGGCCTGGGGCGCGGCTGTCGCGAACTCGGGCAACCTGCTGACCGCGCCGCCGAACTTCGACCAGCCGCATGACCGCAACGCGTGGGTGCATTACGCGATGGGTGACTATCCGGCCGAGCGGCTGCAGCTCGACAACGACACCGTCATCCCCTTCTACAGCTGGCTGGCCAAGCAGTTCGTGTTCAGCGATCACCACTTCGGCGCGGGCTCCAATTCCACGCCCGGCCACATGCTGGCCGTCGGCGGGCAGATGCCGACGTTGAAGAACCCGCCGTTCGTGGGTCCGCATCCGGTGTGGAATCTGCCGTCGATCTTCAGCCTCGCGGAGTCGGCGAAGGTCTCGTGGGCGGCGTTCCCGGATCAATCCGGTTACCCGACGAAGTTCTACACGTCGCTGACCTCCGCCCCCGGCAACAGCAACGTGTTTCGGCCGGCGGAGTTCATCCCGATGGCCAAGGGCGGCACGCTGCCGGAGATCTGTTACGTCTGGTCGCCGGCGGGCTACGACGAGCATCCGCCGGCGGTGAGCACGCCGGACTACATCAGCAAGGGTCAGGGACTGGTCTGGGATCGGGTGCAGGCCGTGATCGACGGCGGCGGTTGGGAGGAGACGGTCTTCATCCTCACGTGGGACGACTGGGGCGGCTACGCCGACTCCGTCCCGACGCCCGATATCGAAACGGCTCCGGATGCTCTGCACCCGAACGGGTTCCAGGTCATCGGGGGTTCCCGCATCCCGCTGATCATGTTCGGCGGCAACGTCGTGCAGCGGATAGACCCGGAATGGCATTCGCACGCATCCATACCGAAGACGATCATGGATCTGCTCGGACTTCCCCCGATGGGCGTGCCGCGCGTGGATGACGCTCCCTCGCTCGCCCACATGGTCGACCCCGCACTGACCCGCCCCGAGCCGCCCGTTCCGGGATCTGCCGTGGTCCAGCCCACGCCGCCGACACCCACGCCGACACCGGTCGCCCCGCAGCCGTGGCCCGGACCACTCCACACCCCGCTGCCCGAGCTCATCACCCTCGACGGAACACCGCTCCCGGCCCCGACCGACGGCGTCGTCCGCAAGACCCCGCCGAAGCCGCCCAAATCGGCCTAA
- a CDS encoding DUF4386 family protein has product MDVEARERVEPSDIVDAQWRPLLRIGAVAAVFVVIMIPIQALVFILIPPPQTVVEYFDLFQRSPLLGLLDLDLLLTIDYLAMIPFYLALFVVVRRVSATSALIALVFGLFSVALFLFSREATFSMWLLSNQHASTATAAQRAALVASGQTLLTLYNGGSFGLSYILGAASTLIFSVAMVRYRVFGRLPGIVGIITGITMLVPANLGQIGVLIAMLSLIPTLVWLILLSRALLRTARGIPAPAGSTPPSTRKAAPVP; this is encoded by the coding sequence ATGGATGTCGAAGCGCGGGAACGCGTCGAACCGTCCGACATCGTGGACGCGCAATGGCGGCCGCTGCTCCGAATCGGCGCCGTTGCGGCGGTGTTCGTCGTGATCATGATCCCGATCCAGGCGCTGGTGTTCATCCTCATCCCCCCGCCGCAGACCGTCGTCGAGTACTTCGACCTCTTCCAGCGCAGTCCGCTGCTCGGTCTGCTCGACCTCGACCTCCTCCTCACGATCGACTACTTGGCGATGATCCCGTTCTACCTCGCGCTGTTCGTGGTGGTCCGGCGGGTGTCGGCGACCTCCGCACTCATCGCGCTGGTCTTCGGCCTGTTCAGCGTGGCGCTGTTCCTGTTCTCGCGCGAAGCGACGTTCTCGATGTGGCTGCTGAGCAACCAGCACGCATCGACCGCTACGGCGGCGCAGCGGGCCGCGCTGGTGGCCTCCGGCCAGACGCTGCTCACGCTCTACAACGGCGGTTCGTTCGGTCTGAGCTACATCCTCGGCGCTGCCAGCACGCTGATCTTCTCCGTCGCGATGGTCCGATACCGCGTCTTCGGGCGTCTGCCCGGCATCGTCGGAATCATCACCGGAATCACCATGCTCGTTCCCGCGAACCTCGGCCAGATCGGTGTGCTGATCGCGATGCTCTCGCTGATCCCGACGCTGGTGTGGCTGATCCTGCTCAGTCGTGCGCTCTTGCGCACCGCCCGCGGGATCCCCGCGCCCGCTGGATCCACACCGCCGTCCACGCGGAAGGCAGCGCCTGTGCCCTGA